One stretch of Roseimicrobium sp. ORNL1 DNA includes these proteins:
- a CDS encoding family 10 glycosylhydrolase has product MRAAWVASVHNLNFPSSAGLSAEAQQAEIRRIVSTAAASGLNTLMVQVRPEGDALYRSRIEPWSRFVSGTQGVDPGYDPLATFIAEGRAQGIAIHAWINPYRAATSSKVARARNHVTNTMPGAVRRVGSMLWMDPGDPAVRQHVVRVVQDIVSRYDVAGVVIDDYFYPYPGSGIPRGTFPDDATFAKYGKGQSRGDWRRNNVHSLVRDLSGVVSGGGRRFGVSPFGIWRPNVPPGVEAQLDQVMEIYSDPLVWMREGWIDYLSPQLYWADAGPQSYSALLQWWRSPQANPRGVPIIPSIAADRVGGSHKWPASEIARQLELEKKIGPRRGNTAGFILWSMGPVMRDLKGVREVIRSSR; this is encoded by the coding sequence ATGCGCGCCGCTTGGGTCGCCTCGGTGCACAATCTGAACTTCCCCTCCTCGGCTGGTCTCTCCGCAGAAGCCCAGCAGGCGGAAATTCGCCGCATCGTGAGCACCGCGGCGGCGAGTGGGTTGAATACCCTGATGGTCCAGGTGCGACCGGAGGGGGATGCGCTGTACCGCTCGCGCATCGAGCCGTGGAGTCGTTTTGTTTCCGGCACGCAGGGTGTGGATCCGGGGTATGATCCACTGGCTACATTCATCGCGGAAGGGCGCGCACAGGGTATCGCGATTCATGCGTGGATCAATCCCTACCGCGCTGCGACCAGCAGCAAGGTGGCGCGTGCTCGCAATCATGTGACCAACACCATGCCCGGTGCCGTGCGCCGCGTGGGCTCCATGCTCTGGATGGACCCTGGCGATCCCGCCGTGCGCCAGCATGTGGTGCGCGTGGTGCAGGACATCGTGAGTCGCTATGATGTGGCCGGCGTGGTGATTGATGACTATTTTTATCCCTATCCCGGCAGCGGTATTCCGCGTGGCACGTTTCCGGACGACGCGACCTTTGCGAAGTATGGCAAGGGCCAGAGCCGGGGAGACTGGCGGCGCAACAACGTGCACTCCCTCGTGCGCGATTTGAGTGGTGTGGTGTCCGGCGGAGGCAGGAGATTTGGCGTGAGTCCCTTCGGCATCTGGCGGCCGAATGTGCCTCCCGGGGTGGAGGCACAGCTCGATCAAGTGATGGAAATCTACTCCGACCCGCTTGTGTGGATGCGTGAGGGGTGGATCGACTATCTCTCCCCGCAGCTCTACTGGGCAGATGCCGGCCCGCAGAGCTACTCCGCGCTGCTGCAATGGTGGCGCAGTCCGCAGGCGAATCCTCGTGGCGTGCCCATCATCCCGAGCATCGCTGCGGACCGCGTGGGCGGCAGTCACAAGTGGCCCGCGAGCGAGATCGCGCGACAGCTTGAGCTGGAGAAGAAGATTGGCCCGCGCCGTGGAAATACGGCTGGCTTCATCCTCTGGAGCATGGGCCCCGTGATGCGTGACCTGAAGGGAGTACGCGAAGTGATTCGGAGTTCGCGGTAG
- a CDS encoding SGNH/GDSL hydrolase family protein yields MRRFASCLLLTLCIQLALVALSAAQSIDGLVTFGDSLSDMGNRSVETKKPGIKFRENWVKILADPGLLNVPDFKPSGMSYYYGGTNYAVGGATTEVTAAMNKDRNRGQHLTQQISKRYLNPTFNKDGVKKNALHVIVIGTNDLMLASIGIDQLATQWAKLDTVGVAVAKSTESQIQALASAGVRRVMWGDLFDVAQAPSVVNRAKPFGASVSATYLAAITRAVNAHNTEMDAAIARLQKANPGLTITKLDLHSRFADVAKDPSKYGFTEVTKGANDDKHLFSADGLHPTTQAHKMLAQYAYEVLTKSKPVAQQGAQ; encoded by the coding sequence ATGCGCCGATTTGCCTCCTGCCTTCTCCTCACTCTCTGCATTCAACTGGCTCTGGTCGCGCTTTCTGCCGCACAGTCCATCGATGGGTTGGTGACCTTCGGTGACAGCCTTTCAGACATGGGCAATCGGTCTGTGGAAACGAAAAAGCCCGGCATCAAGTTCCGTGAGAACTGGGTGAAGATCCTGGCAGATCCCGGCTTGCTAAATGTCCCGGACTTCAAGCCCTCCGGCATGTCCTACTACTACGGCGGCACGAACTACGCCGTGGGCGGAGCAACTACCGAGGTGACCGCGGCAATGAACAAGGACCGCAATCGCGGCCAGCATCTCACCCAGCAGATCTCCAAGCGCTACCTGAACCCCACCTTTAACAAGGATGGAGTGAAGAAGAATGCACTGCACGTGATCGTCATCGGCACGAATGACCTCATGCTCGCGTCCATTGGCATTGACCAACTTGCGACACAGTGGGCGAAGCTCGACACTGTCGGAGTGGCTGTTGCCAAAAGCACGGAATCACAAATCCAGGCACTCGCGAGCGCAGGCGTGCGACGCGTGATGTGGGGCGACCTTTTCGATGTGGCGCAAGCGCCCTCCGTGGTGAATCGTGCGAAGCCCTTCGGGGCCTCAGTGTCCGCCACGTATCTTGCCGCCATCACGCGCGCAGTAAATGCCCACAACACCGAGATGGATGCCGCCATTGCCCGACTGCAGAAGGCCAATCCCGGCCTCACCATCACTAAGCTGGATCTGCATTCCCGCTTTGCCGATGTAGCCAAGGATCCCTCCAAGTACGGCTTCACGGAAGTGACTAAGGGCGCGAATGACGACAAGCATCTCTTCTCCGCGGACGGCCTGCACCCCACCACGCAGGCGCACAAGATGCTAGCACAATATGCGTACGAAGTGCTGACCAAGTCCAAGCCGGTAGCCCAGCAGGGTGCGCAGTAG
- a CDS encoding arsenate reductase family protein produces MLKVYTYSGCSTCKSATKWLKANGVTFDEKPIRETPPSVAELKAMLKARGDLKPLFNTSGQDYRAMGIKDKLADMSEADALKLLSEHGNLVKRPFALDKDAGVFLVGFKEDEWQKALK; encoded by the coding sequence ATGCTCAAAGTGTATACCTATTCGGGATGCTCCACCTGCAAGTCCGCCACCAAGTGGCTGAAGGCGAATGGCGTCACGTTCGATGAGAAACCCATCCGTGAAACACCACCCTCAGTCGCAGAACTCAAAGCCATGCTGAAAGCACGTGGCGATCTCAAACCGCTCTTCAACACCTCCGGCCAGGACTACCGCGCCATGGGTATCAAAGACAAGCTCGCGGACATGAGCGAGGCGGATGCACTGAAACTGCTCTCCGAGCACGGCAATCTGGTGAAGCGGCCTTTCGCACTCGACAAGGACGCCGGCGTGTTCCTCGTGGGCTTCAAGGAGGACGAGTGGCAGAAGGCGCTGAAGTAA
- a CDS encoding RtcB family protein, with amino-acid sequence MLEVANEGRVDTTIFATAEVPIETAAVDELVQMLELQRTAESFAEAAPELFPVPPEIEKVAVTPDFHKAKGIPVGTVLATRGFLVPQAIGNDINCGMRVHITTLRADVVKENLDALEDRFRHIFFAGGRNLPMTRVQREALLKDGLRGLLNSTPRSCNEGLWRYFHESQMEKHLGRVDGGGSLPADSTEGLENYLGTEDRAVRDQIMGSIGGGNHFVELQYVEKIYDGAAAHAWGLQPGMVTVMVHTGSNAIGHLAGERYRSRVKALHPTSQPHPKNGIFILPNGEGDGAEMQAFWNSLNNAANFAFANRCFLALMAWAGMREVLGDFDLPLLYDAPHNLLWRESNAPDARVIHRKGACPARGYEAMAGTEFECFGEPVLVPGSMGASSFILAGQGLEASLHSASHGAGRVLSRGDAAHGFDAEFERFMKEFRVVTPVDLRRPDIALRRDIVDKKLQALKEEAPYAYKGIAPIISTLEQAGIARVVAELRPLMTMKG; translated from the coding sequence ATGCTGGAAGTGGCCAACGAGGGGCGGGTGGACACCACCATCTTCGCCACGGCTGAGGTGCCGATTGAGACCGCGGCGGTGGATGAACTCGTGCAGATGCTGGAGTTGCAGCGCACGGCCGAGTCTTTTGCTGAGGCCGCGCCGGAACTGTTTCCCGTGCCACCGGAGATTGAGAAAGTCGCAGTGACGCCGGATTTTCACAAGGCGAAGGGCATCCCCGTGGGCACCGTGCTGGCCACGCGCGGGTTCCTGGTGCCGCAGGCGATTGGCAATGACATCAACTGCGGCATGCGAGTGCACATCACCACGCTCAGGGCGGATGTGGTGAAGGAGAATCTCGATGCGCTGGAGGATCGCTTCCGCCACATCTTCTTCGCGGGCGGGCGCAATCTTCCCATGACCCGAGTGCAGCGTGAAGCCCTGCTGAAGGATGGTCTGCGCGGTCTGCTGAACAGCACCCCTCGCTCGTGCAACGAAGGGCTGTGGCGCTATTTCCATGAGAGCCAGATGGAGAAGCATCTCGGGCGCGTGGATGGCGGTGGCAGCCTGCCCGCGGACAGCACCGAAGGGCTGGAAAACTATCTCGGTACAGAAGACCGAGCGGTGCGCGACCAAATCATGGGAAGCATCGGCGGCGGGAATCACTTCGTCGAGCTGCAGTACGTGGAGAAGATTTACGATGGTGCGGCAGCACACGCCTGGGGTCTGCAACCCGGAATGGTCACCGTCATGGTGCACACGGGCTCGAATGCCATCGGGCACCTCGCCGGCGAGCGTTATCGTTCACGTGTGAAGGCGCTCCATCCCACATCGCAGCCGCATCCGAAGAATGGTATCTTTATCCTGCCGAACGGCGAAGGAGATGGTGCCGAGATGCAGGCATTCTGGAACTCGCTGAACAACGCTGCGAACTTCGCCTTCGCCAACCGCTGCTTCCTCGCGCTGATGGCATGGGCCGGCATGCGTGAGGTGCTGGGCGATTTCGACCTGCCGCTGCTCTATGATGCACCTCACAATCTTCTGTGGCGTGAATCAAACGCACCCGATGCCCGTGTGATTCACCGCAAGGGCGCCTGCCCTGCGCGTGGTTATGAGGCCATGGCGGGCACCGAGTTCGAGTGCTTCGGCGAGCCGGTGCTCGTACCTGGTTCCATGGGCGCGAGCAGTTTTATCCTCGCGGGACAGGGGCTGGAGGCCTCGCTGCACAGTGCCAGTCACGGTGCAGGTCGTGTTCTTTCGCGAGGCGATGCCGCGCATGGGTTCGACGCGGAGTTCGAGCGCTTCATGAAGGAGTTTCGTGTGGTTACACCGGTGGATCTCCGTCGGCCCGATATCGCACTTCGGCGTGACATCGTGGACAAGAAGCTGCAGGCGCTCAAGGAAGAAGCGCCCTACGCGTACAAGGGTATTGCTCCCATCATCTCCACCTTGGAACAGGCAGGCATCGCCCGCGTGGTGGCGGAACTGAGGCCGCTGATGACGATGAAAGGGTAG
- a CDS encoding glycerophosphodiester phosphodiesterase family protein, translating into MLRLAFLSLLTLAASHLTARASEPVPTTGLYQGVRVIAHRGAGFEFDENTVEGCKHSYDKGIRGFEVDIRLTKDNHLVLMHDADTARTTNGKGKIEDLTLAEIQALRTTRSGVPVPSVTDLFTYFKDKPEVLLLLELKTKEEKVYTEDRLAIYCRLVDEATRKLLPAGTYHFTSFDKRSLTTMKRLQPDVLTGLLTSTFPTPELIAEAKAIGSGRLSVSLDATSRKMAREVKDAGLQVSLWPIKSKADADLAVMMGANILCTDVPSEVLGVQGNAKDVVP; encoded by the coding sequence ATGCTCCGCCTCGCCTTCCTCTCCCTCCTCACCCTGGCAGCCAGCCACCTCACGGCCCGCGCCTCCGAGCCCGTTCCCACCACCGGCCTCTACCAGGGCGTCCGCGTCATCGCCCATCGCGGTGCAGGATTCGAGTTCGATGAAAACACCGTCGAAGGCTGCAAGCACAGCTACGACAAAGGTATCCGCGGCTTCGAGGTGGACATCCGCCTCACCAAGGACAACCACCTCGTCCTCATGCACGACGCCGACACCGCCCGCACCACGAACGGCAAAGGCAAAATCGAAGACCTCACCCTCGCCGAGATCCAGGCCCTGCGCACCACCCGCAGCGGCGTCCCCGTGCCCTCAGTCACCGACCTCTTCACCTACTTCAAGGACAAGCCCGAGGTCCTGCTCCTCCTCGAGTTGAAGACCAAGGAGGAAAAGGTCTACACCGAAGACCGCCTCGCCATCTACTGCCGCCTCGTGGATGAAGCCACGCGCAAGCTCCTCCCAGCCGGCACCTACCACTTCACCTCCTTCGACAAGCGCTCCCTCACCACCATGAAGCGCCTCCAGCCCGACGTCCTCACCGGTCTCCTCACCAGCACCTTCCCCACACCCGAACTCATCGCCGAAGCCAAAGCCATCGGCAGCGGCCGCCTCTCCGTCTCCCTCGACGCCACCTCACGAAAGATGGCCCGCGAAGTCAAAGACGCCGGCCTTCAAGTCTCCCTCTGGCCTATCAAAAGCAAAGCCGACGCGGATTTGGCTGTGATGATGGGCGCGAACATTTTGTGCACGGACGTGCCGAGTGAGGTGTTGGGCGTGCAGGGCAACGCGAAGGACGTAGTGCCGTGA
- a CDS encoding transposase: MSQSISRDFQHFVFSTKERATFLTDASFRHETHAYMAGACENMESPPVVIGGVADHVHVFCRLSKNLSQAAFVRDLKRETTKWIKTTNRSLRDFRWQAGYGAFSVSPSHIDALAKYIRNQEEHHRKVGFQDEFRRLCKKYGAELDERYAWD, encoded by the coding sequence ATGTCCCAATCCATCAGCCGCGATTTCCAGCATTTCGTGTTCTCCACGAAGGAGCGTGCCACCTTCCTCACGGATGCCTCGTTCCGGCACGAGACGCATGCGTACATGGCCGGAGCGTGTGAGAACATGGAGTCACCGCCGGTGGTCATCGGCGGGGTGGCGGATCATGTGCATGTGTTTTGCCGGTTGTCCAAGAACCTGTCCCAAGCGGCGTTCGTGCGGGATTTGAAACGCGAGACCACCAAGTGGATCAAGACCACCAACCGGAGCCTCCGGGATTTCCGGTGGCAGGCGGGTTATGGGGCGTTTTCCGTAAGCCCGTCGCATATCGATGCGCTTGCCAAATACATCCGGAATCAGGAGGAGCATCACCGGAAGGTCGGATTCCAGGACGAGTTCCGCCGATTGTGCAAAAAGTACGGCGCGGAGTTGGATGAGAGGTACGCGTGGGATTGA
- a CDS encoding polysaccharide pyruvyl transferase family protein, whose protein sequence is MHRRHFLHTALASALASIPAIAAGERKPRIVLRSSWQTVNIGDIGHTPGVLALIEKHLPEVEVILWPMNVENGVEEMLRKRFPKLTITKDKSEVFVCDFLLHGSGPYLTAHRDVAEWKQTTGKPYGVYGITMAAAGDPGLKIMRNNGLDDNCRALLDTASFVFLRDSCSLKVVKDAGVKSPIIDFGPDGAFGCDLRNDEAALAFMKQHGLEEGKFLCTIPNLRNAPYWKVKKGYAFDENKQRRNDEMKDHDHVLLREAIIAVTRETDMKVLVCPEDSTQMEDGKLLIVDPLPNDVKAKVVWRENFWLTDEALSTYVRSAGLFGNEMHSPIMCIGNGVPAIVCRFVEQTTKGFMWEDIGLGDWLFDLDKTEDRLRLPSTVLTMAKDPAAAKAKAAKARETVQGHQKRTMEVLRKAAGAGV, encoded by the coding sequence ATGCACCGCCGTCATTTCCTGCATACCGCCCTGGCCTCCGCGCTCGCTTCCATTCCCGCCATCGCTGCGGGAGAACGCAAGCCGCGCATTGTGCTGCGTTCCTCCTGGCAGACGGTGAATATCGGCGACATCGGCCACACGCCGGGTGTGCTGGCCTTGATTGAAAAGCATCTGCCGGAAGTGGAGGTGATTCTGTGGCCCATGAATGTGGAGAATGGCGTGGAGGAGATGCTCCGGAAGCGCTTCCCCAAGCTCACCATTACCAAGGACAAGAGCGAAGTCTTCGTGTGCGATTTCCTGCTGCATGGATCGGGACCCTATCTCACCGCGCATCGCGATGTGGCCGAGTGGAAGCAGACGACTGGCAAGCCCTACGGCGTCTATGGCATCACCATGGCGGCGGCTGGTGACCCGGGACTGAAGATCATGCGCAACAACGGTCTCGATGACAACTGCCGTGCGCTGCTGGATACCGCGAGCTTTGTCTTTCTGCGCGACAGTTGCTCACTCAAAGTCGTGAAGGATGCGGGCGTGAAGAGTCCCATCATCGACTTCGGTCCCGACGGCGCCTTCGGCTGCGACCTGCGCAATGATGAAGCTGCGCTCGCCTTCATGAAGCAGCATGGTCTGGAGGAGGGCAAGTTCCTCTGTACCATTCCAAACCTGCGCAACGCGCCCTACTGGAAGGTGAAGAAGGGTTATGCCTTCGATGAGAACAAGCAGCGCCGGAATGATGAGATGAAAGACCACGATCACGTATTGCTGCGCGAGGCCATTATCGCCGTGACGCGGGAGACAGACATGAAGGTGCTCGTCTGTCCCGAAGACTCCACGCAGATGGAGGACGGCAAGCTACTCATCGTGGACCCACTCCCCAACGACGTGAAGGCTAAGGTTGTATGGCGGGAGAACTTCTGGCTCACCGATGAAGCCCTCAGCACCTATGTGCGCAGCGCCGGCCTCTTTGGCAATGAAATGCACAGCCCCATCATGTGCATCGGCAATGGCGTGCCCGCGATCGTCTGCCGTTTCGTGGAACAGACCACCAAGGGTTTCATGTGGGAAGACATCGGCCTCGGTGACTGGCTCTTTGATTTGGACAAGACCGAGGACCGCCTCCGCCTGCCGAGTACTGTATTGACCATGGCGAAGGATCCTGCGGCGGCGAAGGCGAAAGCAGCGAAGGCGCGTGAAACAGTGCAAGGGCACCAGAAGCGCACGATGGAAGTGCTGAGGAAGGCCGCTGGCGCTGGCGTTTGA
- a CDS encoding histidine phosphatase family protein, with translation MKLILVRHGETEWNVQGREMGQLDSPLTARGLQQAEALAARLSSCRLHSLYCSDLGRALHTATLIAASCGVESIKDVALRERHMGILQGLTPTEMASQHPEVYAEYRRSPHTYEIPEGESGQQRQDRSVKALTEIAQRHPSLTVAVVTHGGFLMGFFEHVLGMTPGNGWRFKKQNAAYNCFEFTNDRWSLVTWNDTSHLDALGSLDDAAAGSST, from the coding sequence ATGAAGCTGATCCTTGTACGCCACGGTGAAACGGAGTGGAATGTCCAGGGCCGTGAGATGGGTCAACTCGACAGCCCACTGACGGCGCGTGGTCTTCAACAAGCGGAGGCGCTCGCTGCGAGATTGAGCTCGTGTCGTTTACATTCACTCTACTGCAGCGACCTTGGCAGAGCTCTGCATACCGCGACACTCATTGCTGCGTCCTGTGGAGTAGAGAGCATCAAAGACGTGGCTCTGCGTGAGAGGCACATGGGGATTTTACAGGGACTTACCCCGACGGAAATGGCCAGCCAGCATCCGGAGGTTTACGCGGAGTATCGCCGGTCACCTCACACCTATGAGATACCCGAGGGCGAGAGTGGACAGCAGCGGCAGGATCGGAGCGTGAAGGCGCTCACGGAAATCGCCCAACGTCATCCCTCGCTAACCGTGGCCGTCGTCACACATGGTGGCTTCTTGATGGGATTCTTCGAGCACGTGCTCGGCATGACACCTGGCAATGGCTGGCGGTTCAAGAAGCAGAACGCAGCGTACAACTGTTTTGAGTTCACCAACGATCGATGGAGTCTGGTCACGTGGAATGACACGAGCCATCTAGATGCGCTCGGTTCGCTGGATGACGCAGCGGCTGGCAGTTCAACGTAG
- a CDS encoding L,D-transpeptidase family protein: protein MPTERTPLIFILSAVAGVLVVALSGWIFERTLMSPESRLPECFANDLPPACRQIMLVVSPQTNSITAQLWLMERDDAESSLKVHRGPMDVTLGRNGLAWGIGEHTGAPPEGFPIKHEGDGCSPAGIFRIPFAFGIATPEEAAHLRLPYTFLSPDIFGVEDPKSRYYNQVVDVTKVQRDWGDEEHQPMRRYTSLYHWGAFVAHNPQCIPEAGSCIFLHRWPGPGEPTAGCTGMAEQDLGEVLTWLDLALEPRLVQCVEGW from the coding sequence ATGCCGACGGAGCGCACCCCTCTCATCTTCATCCTCAGCGCCGTGGCGGGTGTGCTGGTGGTGGCGTTGTCCGGGTGGATCTTTGAGCGTACTCTCATGAGTCCGGAATCGCGTCTTCCCGAGTGCTTCGCCAATGACCTGCCGCCGGCGTGCCGTCAGATCATGCTGGTGGTCTCGCCGCAGACGAATTCCATCACGGCCCAGCTCTGGCTCATGGAGCGGGATGACGCGGAGTCCTCGTTGAAAGTGCATCGCGGCCCGATGGATGTCACCCTTGGCCGCAATGGGCTCGCGTGGGGCATCGGCGAGCACACGGGCGCGCCGCCGGAAGGTTTCCCCATCAAGCACGAGGGTGATGGCTGCAGTCCTGCGGGCATCTTCCGAATTCCCTTTGCATTCGGTATCGCCACGCCAGAAGAGGCCGCCCATCTGCGTCTGCCGTACACCTTTCTCTCACCGGACATCTTCGGAGTGGAGGACCCAAAGTCGCGTTACTACAATCAGGTGGTGGATGTGACGAAGGTCCAGCGCGACTGGGGCGACGAGGAACACCAGCCCATGAGGCGCTACACTTCGCTTTATCACTGGGGCGCTTTCGTGGCGCATAATCCGCAGTGCATTCCCGAAGCAGGCTCGTGCATTTTCCTGCATCGCTGGCCGGGACCCGGCGAGCCGACCGCAGGCTGCACCGGCATGGCGGAGCAGGACTTGGGTGAAGTGCTCACGTGGCTGGATCTCGCGCTGGAACCGCGACTGGTGCAGTGCGTGGAGGGATGGTGA
- a CDS encoding FdhF/YdeP family oxidoreductase, translating into MSSRTPAETESDPAIAPAAPTQPSPAEALPNALTPEEHTGIRVGSPSHAAAGVPAVLSSLNHIFSQAGVVRGTQAMLKLNQKGGFDCPSCAWPDPDDHRAPTEFCENGAKAIAAETTLKRVTPEFFAQNSVNELAEQSDYWLEQQGRLTQPMLLEAGEGSTHYKPVSWDQAFNIMAAELNKLASPDEAVFYTSGRASNEAAFLYQLFVRQYGTNNLPDCSNMCHESSGSALKETLGVGKGTVKLADFDKADTIIVVGQNPGTNHPRMLSALQSAVRHGGKVISVNPLIEAGLLGFKHPQEVVGMMGLATKLTSQYIQVRINGDMALFRGIAKALLGMERENPGKVLDQSFIKDRTTGYEAYRKLVEATKWDEIEKHSGIERAEIKKAAQQIASGSRKIISCWAMGLTQHRNAVATIQEVVHVHLMLGAVAREGAGLCPVRGHSNVQGDRTMGIFEKMPDSFLDKLGEVFSFSPPRHHGWDVCMSIKAMHEGQGKFFLGLGGNFLSATPDTEFTAAALRNCNLTAHISTKLNRSHLITGKRALILPCLGRSEVDLQNGMEQFVTVENSMGIVHMSQGRLTPPSDQCLSETAIVARLAEATLKGRSTVPWRELYGNYDLIRDKVEAVIPGFENFNERVRTPGGFYLYNAAREGVFNTPTGNGRAVFTAHPLSSLEAAPGQLVLQTFRSHDQFNTTVYGLHDRYRGISNERRIIFLNPDDMKSRGIGPVKPVDITSHWNGETRVARNFLAIPYDIPAGTAAAYFPEANVLVPVDSVAEVSNTPTSKGVLVTVERV; encoded by the coding sequence ATGTCCTCCCGCACGCCAGCCGAAACCGAATCCGACCCCGCCATCGCGCCAGCAGCCCCGACGCAGCCCTCTCCTGCTGAGGCCCTGCCGAATGCGCTGACGCCGGAGGAGCACACGGGCATTCGCGTCGGCTCGCCCTCGCATGCGGCGGCTGGGGTGCCGGCGGTGCTTTCCTCGCTGAATCACATCTTCTCCCAGGCAGGCGTCGTGCGCGGCACGCAGGCCATGCTGAAGCTGAACCAGAAGGGCGGCTTCGACTGCCCTTCCTGCGCGTGGCCGGACCCGGATGACCACCGTGCGCCCACCGAGTTCTGTGAGAATGGGGCCAAGGCCATCGCCGCCGAGACCACGCTGAAGCGCGTCACGCCCGAGTTCTTCGCGCAGAACAGCGTGAATGAACTCGCGGAGCAGTCCGACTACTGGCTGGAGCAGCAGGGCCGCCTCACCCAGCCCATGCTGCTGGAGGCAGGCGAGGGCTCCACGCATTACAAGCCCGTCTCTTGGGACCAGGCCTTCAACATCATGGCGGCAGAGCTGAACAAGCTCGCCTCGCCGGATGAGGCCGTCTTCTACACCAGCGGACGCGCCAGCAATGAGGCCGCGTTCCTCTACCAGCTCTTCGTACGCCAGTATGGCACGAACAATCTGCCCGACTGCTCAAACATGTGCCACGAGTCCAGCGGCTCCGCACTGAAGGAAACCCTCGGCGTGGGCAAGGGCACCGTGAAGCTCGCCGACTTCGACAAGGCGGACACCATCATCGTGGTCGGCCAGAATCCTGGCACGAACCATCCGCGCATGCTCAGCGCCCTGCAGAGCGCCGTGCGCCACGGGGGGAAGGTCATTTCTGTGAACCCGCTCATCGAGGCGGGCCTGCTGGGCTTCAAGCATCCGCAGGAAGTCGTCGGCATGATGGGCCTCGCCACGAAGCTCACCAGTCAGTACATCCAGGTGCGCATCAATGGAGACATGGCCCTCTTCCGCGGCATCGCAAAGGCGCTGCTCGGCATGGAAAGGGAAAACCCAGGCAAGGTGCTGGACCAAAGCTTCATCAAGGACCGCACCACCGGCTACGAAGCCTATCGCAAGCTGGTGGAGGCCACCAAGTGGGACGAAATCGAAAAGCACAGCGGCATCGAGCGCGCGGAGATCAAGAAGGCGGCACAGCAGATTGCGTCCGGCTCACGGAAAATCATCTCCTGCTGGGCCATGGGACTCACGCAGCACCGCAATGCCGTGGCCACCATCCAGGAAGTCGTGCATGTGCACCTCATGCTCGGCGCCGTGGCACGCGAGGGCGCAGGCCTCTGCCCCGTGCGCGGCCACAGCAATGTGCAGGGCGACCGCACCATGGGCATCTTCGAAAAGATGCCGGACTCCTTCCTGGATAAGCTCGGCGAAGTCTTCAGCTTTTCGCCGCCGCGTCATCATGGCTGGGATGTCTGCATGTCCATCAAGGCCATGCACGAGGGCCAGGGAAAGTTTTTCCTCGGCCTCGGTGGGAACTTTCTCTCCGCCACCCCGGACACGGAGTTCACCGCCGCCGCGCTGCGGAACTGCAATCTCACCGCGCACATCTCGACCAAGCTGAACCGCAGCCACCTCATCACCGGGAAACGCGCCCTCATCCTCCCCTGCCTCGGCCGCTCGGAAGTGGACCTGCAGAATGGCATGGAGCAGTTCGTCACCGTGGAGAATTCCATGGGCATCGTGCACATGAGCCAGGGCCGCCTCACGCCGCCCAGCGACCAGTGCCTGAGCGAGACCGCCATCGTCGCCCGCCTCGCCGAGGCCACCTTGAAAGGCCGCAGCACCGTGCCCTGGCGCGAGCTGTATGGAAACTACGATCTCATCCGCGACAAGGTGGAGGCCGTAATCCCCGGCTTTGAGAACTTCAACGAACGCGTGCGCACCCCCGGCGGCTTCTATTTGTACAACGCCGCCCGCGAAGGAGTCTTCAACACACCCACCGGAAACGGACGCGCCGTCTTCACGGCCCATCCCCTCTCCTCACTGGAAGCCGCCCCCGGCCAGTTGGTCCTCCAGACCTTCCGCAGCCACGACCAATTCAACACCACCGTCTACGGCCTGCACGACCGCTACCGCGGCATCAGCAACGAACGCCGCATCATCTTCCTGAATCCGGATGACATGAAGTCCCGCGGCATCGGCCCTGTGAAGCCCGTGGACATCACCAGCCATTGGAACGGCGAAACCCGAGTCGCGCGAAACTTTTTGGCGATCCCGTATGATATCCCCGCAGGGACGGCGGCGGCCTATTTTCCGGAGGCGAATGTGCTCGTGCCTGTGGATAGCGTGGCGGAGGTGAGTAATACGCCGACGTCGAAGGGGGTGTTGGTGACGGTGGAGAGGGTGTGA